The Solibacillus sp. FSL R7-0682 genome includes a window with the following:
- a CDS encoding transcriptional regulator, translating into MIQVQFMKPFYTKISGTKLRLVFAYQYFSITKDEEIFHFIPIEGKEMIVDLNTMQVENLSEVFVFQRGNRFVRLPLYQLLLVSNVHEHLMPIIENVSTHVKPVKSEVTYEFNEEVEGLVRVLEEENLARLIDNALAERNEALFHDLMIAKAKFTGGYAS; encoded by the coding sequence ATGATTCAAGTGCAATTTATGAAACCATTTTATACAAAAATTTCAGGGACAAAATTACGCTTGGTCTTTGCGTATCAATACTTTTCGATTACGAAGGACGAAGAAATTTTCCACTTCATTCCGATTGAGGGAAAGGAAATGATTGTGGATTTAAATACAATGCAGGTTGAAAACTTATCTGAAGTATTTGTCTTCCAACGTGGCAATCGCTTCGTACGCTTACCATTGTATCAATTATTGCTTGTATCAAACGTCCATGAGCATTTAATGCCAATTATTGAAAACGTCTCGACACATGTAAAGCCAGTGAAGTCAGAGGTGACATACGAGTTCAATGAAGAAGTGGAAGGTCTTGTCCGTGTGTTAGAAGAAGAAAATTTAGCCCGTTTAATCGATAATGCCTTAGCAGAGCGCAACGAAGCATTATTCCATGATTTAATGATCGCAAAAGCAAAATTCACTGGAGGATATGCATCGTGA
- a CDS encoding DEAD/DEAH box helicase, translating to MHTLLNTKSPFLKIIRVKISELRPGYYRLTAYNSNDLIIPTASWTPTLFFNYEPNFYGLTTSLEERDLILSSAELMDVLSPTFKHPFLDFEAMDAGTNQAFHAIQQALPAWNSSSLWQHAHISEDHFTFEQPLLQHAVEQKLAAAGLTIEEALSLVPYFQNGGWPMQTSHSFDGVKLSFRLSEPEEDKEHWILETVLTGAGSVKHWTPAANKRKLPIVEALPKKWFTIAHDIEQVQLQMMDLIQLDASASNFIRVEFSDAQVREFLRQDLAKLQAMGFDVILPAWLKELKQSKMRVRVSANNQSSRSVAGMDDILTFKWQFSMNGEEISAEQFRKLVEEKREFVRVGAEWFRIDADWLNEMRELMDQADEENWTVRDLLFRELPETLSVPYEDDDLDDAERDDPLFAFEMQQSLAAYVEQLQNKKGLPPVSVPTKLHAQLRPYQQEGFEWLVFMREQKFGACLADDMGLGKTIQLITYILHTVQTLQEQKPSLIVCPTSVVGNWQKELLRFAPDLEVYTHYGARRLKGEELTNYLSTKRPHIVLSTYGTVTQDADDLQPVEWSTIALDEAQNIKNMQTMQSRAIRKLNGIHHIALTGTPVENRLSELWAIFDFIHKGYLGSFGKFSEQYIFPIERDESESHKRILRMKIRPFLLRRSKRDPELQLNLPDKQESQEYCALTTEQAALYEGYIQDTLSQLEEISGFEKKGKILKMLNKLKQLCNHPALYLKEPFDDAQSMMNRSVKLKRILEITKEIINNGEQCLIFTQYIGMGKLIQHCLAELYDVDAPFLTGSMPKQQRDRLVDAFQAGEFPVFLLSLKAGGTGLNLTAANHVLHADRWWNPAVENQATDRAYRIGQTQFVQVHKFITIGTVEEKIDKMITLKSALSEELIQSSKWLTELDDTELMDLMLLDTAKIK from the coding sequence ATGCACACTTTACTAAATACAAAATCCCCTTTTTTAAAAATTATTCGCGTCAAAATTTCTGAATTACGTCCGGGTTACTATCGCCTAACAGCTTATAACAGCAATGATTTAATCATTCCCACTGCAAGCTGGACCCCGACGTTATTTTTTAATTATGAGCCAAATTTTTATGGATTGACGACGTCATTAGAAGAGCGCGATTTAATACTTTCTAGTGCAGAGCTAATGGACGTGCTGTCTCCTACTTTTAAACATCCATTTCTTGACTTTGAAGCGATGGATGCTGGGACAAATCAAGCGTTTCATGCGATCCAACAAGCATTGCCTGCATGGAATTCCTCTTCTTTATGGCAGCACGCTCACATTTCAGAAGATCACTTTACCTTTGAGCAACCGCTATTACAGCATGCCGTCGAACAAAAACTCGCAGCTGCTGGACTTACAATAGAGGAAGCGCTCTCTCTCGTACCGTATTTTCAAAACGGTGGCTGGCCTATGCAAACATCACATTCATTTGATGGTGTTAAACTATCCTTCCGTTTAAGTGAGCCAGAGGAAGATAAAGAGCACTGGATATTAGAAACCGTTTTAACGGGTGCAGGGTCCGTTAAGCACTGGACACCGGCCGCAAATAAACGAAAATTGCCAATTGTAGAAGCATTACCGAAAAAGTGGTTTACGATTGCACACGATATTGAGCAAGTGCAACTTCAAATGATGGATTTAATTCAATTAGATGCTAGTGCCTCGAACTTTATTCGTGTGGAATTTTCAGACGCACAAGTGCGAGAATTTTTACGTCAAGATTTGGCGAAATTACAAGCAATGGGCTTCGACGTTATCCTACCCGCTTGGCTAAAAGAGTTAAAGCAGTCGAAAATGCGCGTACGCGTAAGTGCAAACAATCAATCTTCGCGAAGTGTGGCAGGTATGGATGATATTTTGACATTCAAATGGCAGTTTTCAATGAATGGTGAGGAAATTTCTGCAGAGCAATTTCGAAAGCTTGTTGAGGAAAAGCGTGAATTTGTACGTGTTGGGGCTGAGTGGTTCCGAATTGATGCGGATTGGCTAAATGAAATGCGTGAGCTCATGGATCAAGCCGATGAAGAAAATTGGACTGTACGTGATCTATTATTCCGTGAGCTACCAGAGACATTATCGGTTCCTTACGAGGATGATGATTTGGATGACGCTGAGCGTGATGATCCGTTATTTGCCTTTGAAATGCAGCAATCTCTTGCTGCTTATGTCGAACAGCTACAAAACAAAAAGGGGCTGCCTCCTGTAAGTGTACCGACAAAGCTCCATGCCCAGCTACGCCCTTATCAACAAGAGGGCTTTGAATGGCTCGTATTTATGCGGGAGCAAAAGTTTGGTGCTTGTTTAGCCGACGATATGGGGCTTGGCAAAACGATTCAGCTCATTACGTATATACTGCATACTGTTCAAACATTACAAGAACAGAAGCCTTCACTTATTGTATGCCCAACATCGGTAGTCGGTAACTGGCAAAAGGAATTATTGCGCTTCGCTCCCGATTTAGAAGTGTACACGCATTACGGTGCACGTCGTTTAAAAGGTGAAGAATTAACTAATTATTTATCAACAAAACGTCCTCACATTGTGCTATCAACCTATGGGACTGTAACACAGGATGCTGATGATTTACAACCGGTTGAATGGTCAACCATTGCTCTAGATGAGGCGCAAAACATTAAAAATATGCAAACGATGCAGTCGCGTGCCATTCGTAAACTGAATGGTATTCACCATATCGCGCTAACCGGGACCCCGGTAGAAAACCGTCTATCCGAGCTTTGGGCGATTTTTGACTTTATTCATAAAGGCTATTTAGGAAGCTTTGGTAAGTTTTCAGAGCAGTATATTTTTCCGATTGAGCGCGATGAATCCGAATCGCATAAGCGTATATTGCGTATGAAAATTCGTCCGTTTTTATTACGTCGTTCAAAGCGTGATCCGGAATTACAGCTGAATTTGCCTGATAAACAAGAGTCTCAAGAATACTGTGCACTTACGACCGAGCAGGCCGCATTATATGAAGGCTATATTCAAGATACGTTGTCTCAACTTGAGGAAATTTCCGGCTTCGAGAAAAAGGGTAAAATTTTAAAAATGCTCAATAAATTGAAACAGCTATGTAATCATCCGGCGCTTTATTTAAAAGAACCATTCGACGATGCGCAATCAATGATGAATCGTTCTGTAAAATTAAAGCGTATTCTTGAAATTACGAAGGAAATTATTAATAATGGTGAACAATGTCTAATTTTCACACAGTATATCGGAATGGGCAAGTTAATTCAGCATTGTTTGGCTGAACTATATGATGTGGATGCACCATTCTTAACGGGGAGTATGCCAAAACAACAGCGAGATCGCTTAGTCGATGCTTTTCAGGCTGGCGAGTTCCCTGTATTCCTCTTGTCGCTTAAGGCGGGCGGAACTGGACTTAATTTAACGGCAGCCAACCATGTACTTCATGCCGATCGTTGGTGGAATCCTGCAGTGGAAAACCAGGCAACAGACAGGGCTTATCGTATCGGACAAACACAATTTGTTCAAGTGCATAAGTTTATAACGATTGGAACGGTCGAGGAAAAAATTGATAAAATGATTACTTTGAAATCTGCATTATCTGAGGAACTCATTCAATCAAGTAAATGGTTGACTGAATTAGATGATACAGAACTAATGGATTTGATGCTGCTTGATACGGCGAAGATCAAATAA
- the csaB gene encoding polysaccharide pyruvyl transferase CsaB, translating into MHIVLSGYYGFENVGDEAILLSIITALRKAKPEVEITVLSNNPASTAKTYGVQAVNRWKLKEVSAVLKQADGLISGGGSLLQDQTGMKSIPYYCGIIRIAKFHKKPVFVYAQGMGPIHKSMSQFITKNTLNKVEQITIRDEASKQLLVDIGVNKSMTVVPDPVIGLDASAFRSEWLERQAFESGYISVSVRDWPSEVNFKQKIVESLDLLARSGHNIVFIPMHDEHDEKASFELANMMSEKSLVAPGNLSIEEKITVIGQSDLLIGMRLHSLIFSAIQATPFIAISYDPKIDAFATIANQPNIGHVEKDDWNGEQLFDKAVDMLAERSSIEQALREQVMTLQSDAQNTALMAIDTFK; encoded by the coding sequence ATGCATATCGTTCTTTCAGGCTATTATGGCTTTGAAAATGTTGGCGATGAGGCAATTTTACTGTCGATTATTACCGCGCTCCGTAAAGCAAAGCCCGAGGTAGAAATTACTGTACTATCGAATAATCCAGCAAGTACAGCAAAAACATATGGTGTACAAGCAGTCAATCGTTGGAAGCTAAAAGAGGTTTCTGCTGTGTTAAAGCAAGCAGATGGTCTCATTAGCGGCGGCGGTAGTCTCCTGCAGGATCAAACGGGGATGAAGTCAATCCCCTACTACTGCGGCATTATCCGTATCGCGAAATTTCACAAAAAACCTGTCTTTGTCTATGCACAAGGAATGGGGCCAATTCATAAGTCAATGAGTCAATTCATTACGAAAAACACCTTGAATAAGGTTGAGCAAATTACGATTCGTGATGAAGCATCAAAGCAGCTCCTAGTTGATATCGGTGTGAACAAATCAATGACCGTAGTACCAGATCCAGTAATTGGTCTAGATGCTTCTGCGTTTCGTAGCGAATGGCTAGAGCGTCAAGCGTTTGAAAGCGGGTATATTTCTGTGAGTGTTCGTGATTGGCCTTCGGAAGTAAATTTCAAGCAGAAAATTGTAGAAAGCTTAGATTTACTAGCACGCTCAGGTCATAACATCGTCTTCATCCCAATGCATGATGAGCATGATGAAAAAGCTTCATTTGAATTGGCGAACATGATGTCAGAAAAGAGTCTTGTCGCACCAGGCAATTTATCTATTGAGGAAAAGATTACAGTTATTGGTCAGTCTGATTTATTAATCGGCATGCGCCTACACTCTTTAATTTTCTCAGCCATTCAAGCAACACCGTTCATCGCGATTTCCTATGACCCAAAAATCGATGCCTTTGCAACGATTGCCAACCAACCAAACATCGGGCATGTGGAAAAGGACGACTGGAACGGCGAGCAGCTGTTTGATAAAGCTGTCGATATGCTAGCCGAACGCTCTTCAATTGAGCAAGCGCTACGCGAGCAAGTCATGACTTTACAATCGGACGCACAAAATACCGCGCTGATGGCAATTGACACGTTTAAATAA
- a CDS encoding SWIM zinc finger family protein, giving the protein MSFTFVEVSRIHQEFIGNTLNTFEQQLHPSSKEDSELVTRAMFSVRNQAVKLHNYSAFNQTLTCQIQDVRIAEVVIQFPRKHISCSCPQKNICRHQLAVIFKLSQYFISLQEWATKWRSKKTIPLQTLAAQRSPENWQRMADEVLNYTFKDKRPIESFLLPSLVDNSRLKLQRQRPFEREWQSLFDLFMEVAMLKRLYEHAIETNMSLDNNYFGFYLDNTFDRMWQALDEIVGKPRLFAAEPFFDALQENVRAVAIMEKGAPHHRFMFYLKFWSMLFTDTKRMAKELITIDAIHSLQSDIDLTTLKMIFYILLDTTASLTQAVEEIQLDNLEAFIVLAQFALDQDKTSYGELILKKALPLIQPYIQNYLTPVRRQKFTRLLNQIYGQIALSEDEELALYASFGKYGIDSFSDYLLRNKRYTDWVALHQLHPSSISYLDQSGLKEVVANAPEATLPLYHFYAMDEIQQKSRQNYKQAVRIWRAMKSASKKAGKLDYFTSYIETVQQQYKRLRALQEEINKSNLFV; this is encoded by the coding sequence ATGAGCTTTACGTTTGTTGAGGTAAGCCGCATCCACCAGGAATTTATAGGAAATACTTTAAATACATTTGAACAACAACTACATCCTTCTTCTAAAGAGGATTCGGAGCTTGTGACACGCGCGATGTTTTCTGTGCGAAATCAAGCGGTGAAATTGCACAATTATTCGGCATTTAATCAAACGTTAACGTGTCAAATTCAAGATGTACGTATTGCGGAAGTGGTGATTCAATTCCCACGTAAACATATTAGCTGTAGCTGTCCGCAAAAAAATATTTGTCGACATCAGCTGGCGGTGATTTTTAAGCTTTCGCAATATTTCATTTCGCTACAGGAATGGGCAACGAAATGGCGTTCAAAAAAGACTATTCCCTTACAAACATTAGCGGCGCAGCGTAGTCCTGAAAACTGGCAACGAATGGCGGATGAAGTATTAAATTATACATTTAAGGATAAGCGTCCCATTGAAAGCTTTTTATTACCTTCGCTTGTCGATAATTCAAGATTAAAACTTCAGCGTCAACGCCCGTTTGAACGGGAATGGCAAAGTTTGTTTGATTTATTTATGGAAGTGGCTATGCTGAAACGGCTTTATGAGCATGCTATTGAAACAAATATGTCGCTCGATAATAATTATTTTGGCTTCTATTTAGACAATACATTCGACCGAATGTGGCAAGCGCTTGATGAAATTGTTGGAAAGCCGCGCCTCTTTGCAGCAGAGCCGTTTTTTGATGCATTGCAGGAAAATGTTCGGGCAGTAGCAATAATGGAAAAAGGTGCCCCACATCATCGATTTATGTTTTACTTAAAGTTTTGGTCAATGCTTTTTACGGATACGAAGCGAATGGCAAAGGAGCTTATAACTATTGATGCCATTCATTCGTTACAATCAGATATTGATTTAACGACATTAAAGATGATTTTTTATATTCTACTTGATACAACAGCTTCGCTGACACAAGCAGTGGAAGAAATACAATTAGACAATTTAGAAGCATTTATAGTACTTGCTCAGTTTGCGCTTGATCAGGATAAAACAAGCTATGGAGAGCTGATTTTAAAGAAGGCTTTACCTCTCATACAGCCATATATTCAAAATTATTTAACACCGGTTCGCCGTCAGAAGTTTACGCGTCTACTAAATCAAATTTATGGTCAAATTGCCTTATCTGAAGACGAGGAACTAGCACTGTATGCGTCTTTCGGTAAATATGGCATTGATTCCTTTTCTGACTATTTACTGCGAAATAAGCGCTATACAGATTGGGTGGCATTACACCAGTTGCATCCTTCCTCCATCTCCTATTTGGATCAAAGTGGATTGAAGGAAGTCGTGGCAAATGCGCCAGAAGCAACATTACCGCTATATCATTTTTATGCGATGGATGAAATACAGCAAAAGTCGCGTCAAAATTATAAACAGGCGGTACGTATTTGGCGTGCAATGAAGTCGGCTTCGAAAAAAGCTGGTAAATTGGACTATTTCACGTCATATATAGAAACCGTACAGCAGCAATATAAACGACTACGTGCCTTACAGGAAGAAATTAATAAAAGCAATTTATTTGTGTAA
- a CDS encoding single-stranded DNA-binding protein, translating into MNQVGLVGRITKDPVLKQLSEERHHTNFVLAINRSFKNSQGTIDADFIFCVANGKMAEHIVKYCGKGSLVGVNGRIQTRSYLNRDNQKVYTTEIVIEDVRFYALKSPGVVDRIEQEKPIPVDFMLPEVEDPLPLVQV; encoded by the coding sequence ATGAACCAAGTCGGACTCGTCGGTAGAATTACAAAGGACCCAGTACTGAAGCAGCTGTCAGAGGAACGGCATCATACAAACTTTGTCCTTGCGATTAATCGTAGCTTTAAAAATAGCCAAGGAACCATTGATGCGGATTTCATTTTTTGCGTAGCTAATGGGAAAATGGCAGAGCATATCGTCAAATATTGCGGGAAAGGATCCTTAGTTGGCGTAAATGGTCGAATTCAAACTCGTTCGTACTTAAATCGAGACAACCAAAAGGTATATACAACGGAAATTGTTATAGAGGATGTCCGATTTTATGCATTAAAATCTCCAGGTGTAGTCGATCGCATTGAGCAGGAAAAACCAATACCAGTAGATTTTATGCTACCCGAAGTTGAGGATCCACTGCCACTCGTACAGGTGTAA
- a CDS encoding DUF5693 family protein — MSQSTLVKSTLILTIATLLSKILGSIFRVPLQNIAGDEVLGIFSLVYPVYMVALYLSVAGIPLAISKLIAEANTRNTPQQVKKIYLTASILAICFGLFSFTIIFSFSHLLAEALGGPSTRFALIIVALTLLVAPYMAVYRGFFQGYGDMKPTAVSQVLEQLIRAVLIIVAAYVLVKMELSTEMIAGGVMIGSVLGALASLIYLRLKYRRSTLKVVSSEKYTKQDFSSWSGTILKISIPIAIGSVTMALFNFVDSFTVTYALKQIGVTAQQEINYLYGLYGRGVTLVQITTVFASSIILPLVPLITSKLAQKDENGTRSVIEQTYRMTHLITWPAAMGLLALTLPLNLALYTNLEGSSMLAIINASAVFTSLTLVSTGVLQGMNLARLGAFIIVGGVLLKIVLNIILIDRLGLDGAAWSTLIVYAVVFLVNTFFILRSMRFSAFNGITFKIILSSIIMGVIVGLPTLWLDVANWGRLLALGYSLVAIVIGGAVYFGLLWLSGAIHPDDLKRIPVIGKKVKIKERETRNPMKIKQSWLWAIIVLLLLASSTGLINRWKAEQSNDRYEIIIPYEEILTTSMESDLTVDEILATLKEAGLTTVSLNPLQLKDLEKQNIVTIFEEDQLAAQLRFTQYRDAVDVSKPGYYISVPEDAYYQRFITDTIEVEEITIGDEPFYFLPSSNELYDIETPIGYDETALEAIARQDLLHVFRVTNAINEEVNGKIVNQLVAMKNDRTAGLLGAGTEALGFGQTSQGKFVQKLSSAGYYFYAIEGNALKGEQTIARQTAYDSIRLHSMDINRETTLTKQIMVDRTVRAVKERNIKSIFYHIKTIDNPTDNLELAVDYLTDVQKRMPDSYQLGAPSTFDKVDVPAWSKALILLAGVIFTYVMFGILKCNPLRIVAAAFMLLLAAAYFLLDRILFIQAFALIIAVLTPIYSVMSTAKGSNNIGKIAVQYVKAVAISLVGIVIVIALLNGNGFMTGFEAFRGVKLVYIIPIAGVTVLVIMSIYNIFENGYKHALSRSVKVLNKEVRYWHLVLFVLVAAVGLFYISRTGNSGSVSTMELSFRQWLEDILYIRPRTKEFLIGFPLFIVALYAMSINRKLGNILLIPGVMGFLSIMNTFTHLHIPIAVSLLRTVYSVVLGFIVGLVFIVIFKLLYKLVLKAIARWA; from the coding sequence ATGAGTCAATCCACATTAGTAAAAAGTACGCTTATTTTAACGATTGCTACATTGCTTTCTAAAATTTTAGGTAGTATATTCCGCGTCCCCCTACAAAACATTGCCGGGGATGAAGTACTTGGAATTTTTAGCCTTGTTTACCCGGTTTATATGGTTGCCCTTTACTTATCCGTGGCAGGTATTCCACTAGCCATTTCGAAACTCATTGCGGAAGCAAACACACGAAATACGCCGCAGCAAGTAAAGAAAATTTACTTAACAGCAAGTATATTAGCCATTTGCTTCGGACTATTTAGCTTTACGATCATTTTTAGCTTCTCTCATTTACTGGCAGAAGCGCTTGGTGGTCCTTCGACTCGCTTTGCACTAATCATTGTTGCATTGACACTATTAGTTGCACCATATATGGCCGTTTATCGAGGCTTTTTCCAAGGCTACGGAGATATGAAACCAACTGCTGTGTCACAAGTATTAGAGCAACTTATTCGTGCAGTGTTAATTATCGTTGCCGCTTATGTGCTCGTGAAAATGGAGCTATCAACAGAGATGATCGCAGGGGGCGTCATGATTGGCTCCGTATTAGGAGCACTTGCTTCCCTTATTTACCTGCGTTTGAAATATCGTCGTTCTACTTTGAAGGTCGTATCCAGTGAAAAATATACGAAGCAAGATTTTTCATCCTGGAGCGGTACTATTTTAAAAATCTCCATTCCAATTGCGATTGGTTCTGTGACGATGGCATTATTCAACTTTGTCGATTCATTCACCGTAACGTATGCATTAAAGCAAATTGGTGTGACAGCTCAGCAGGAAATTAACTATTTATACGGCTTATACGGTCGTGGAGTAACACTTGTTCAAATTACGACTGTATTTGCCTCTTCGATAATATTGCCGCTCGTTCCATTAATTACGTCGAAGCTGGCACAAAAGGATGAAAACGGTACACGCTCTGTCATTGAACAAACGTACCGCATGACCCATTTAATTACATGGCCAGCCGCAATGGGCTTACTTGCGCTAACATTGCCATTAAACTTAGCCCTTTATACAAACTTAGAAGGTAGCTCGATGCTGGCAATTATTAACGCGAGTGCGGTATTTACCTCTCTTACCCTTGTTAGTACGGGTGTGTTGCAAGGGATGAATTTAGCACGCTTAGGTGCCTTCATTATTGTAGGTGGGGTGCTACTAAAAATTGTATTGAATATTATTTTAATTGACCGACTCGGATTAGATGGTGCAGCTTGGTCGACATTGATTGTGTATGCAGTCGTATTTTTAGTGAATACTTTCTTTATTTTACGTTCAATGCGCTTCTCTGCATTCAATGGAATCACATTCAAAATAATACTTTCTTCTATTATAATGGGTGTAATTGTCGGCCTTCCGACACTGTGGCTGGATGTAGCAAACTGGGGCAGACTTTTAGCACTTGGCTATTCCCTTGTCGCGATTGTCATAGGTGGCGCTGTTTATTTCGGCCTGCTATGGCTTAGCGGTGCAATCCATCCAGATGATTTAAAACGTATCCCTGTCATCGGGAAAAAAGTGAAAATTAAAGAGAGGGAGACGAGAAACCCAATGAAAATCAAACAATCTTGGCTTTGGGCAATTATTGTCCTACTTTTGCTAGCCTCGTCTACGGGCTTAATTAACCGTTGGAAGGCAGAGCAAAGTAATGATCGCTATGAAATTATTATCCCATATGAGGAAATTTTAACTACGTCAATGGAAAGCGACTTAACTGTCGATGAAATACTTGCGACATTGAAGGAAGCAGGATTAACGACAGTTAGTTTAAACCCACTACAATTAAAAGATTTAGAGAAACAAAACATCGTTACAATTTTTGAAGAAGATCAATTAGCTGCACAGCTTCGCTTTACACAATACCGCGATGCAGTAGATGTGAGTAAGCCTGGGTACTACATTTCAGTGCCTGAGGATGCGTATTACCAACGCTTTATAACCGATACAATCGAAGTGGAAGAAATCACAATTGGGGATGAGCCATTCTACTTCTTACCAAGCTCTAATGAGTTATATGACATTGAAACACCAATTGGCTATGATGAAACAGCGCTTGAAGCGATTGCACGCCAAGATTTATTGCACGTATTCCGTGTAACAAATGCGATCAATGAAGAAGTGAATGGCAAAATTGTAAATCAATTAGTTGCAATGAAAAATGATCGTACAGCGGGTCTTTTAGGTGCAGGTACGGAGGCGCTTGGTTTCGGACAAACTTCCCAAGGAAAATTTGTGCAGAAGCTATCATCTGCCGGCTATTACTTCTATGCAATTGAAGGAAATGCATTAAAAGGTGAACAAACGATTGCTCGTCAAACAGCGTATGATTCCATTCGTTTACACAGTATGGATATTAATCGTGAAACAACTTTAACGAAGCAAATCATGGTAGACCGTACAGTACGTGCGGTAAAGGAACGTAACATTAAATCGATCTTCTATCATATTAAAACAATCGATAATCCGACAGATAACTTAGAGCTTGCTGTTGATTATTTAACAGACGTCCAAAAACGTATGCCTGATTCCTATCAGTTAGGTGCCCCTTCTACATTTGATAAAGTAGATGTCCCAGCTTGGTCGAAGGCACTTATTTTATTAGCGGGTGTCATCTTTACGTATGTCATGTTCGGCATATTGAAATGTAATCCGTTGCGTATTGTAGCAGCTGCATTCATGTTGTTACTTGCGGCAGCTTATTTCTTACTTGATCGTATCTTATTTATTCAAGCATTTGCTTTAATCATTGCAGTATTAACACCAATTTATTCGGTTATGTCTACAGCAAAAGGCTCTAATAATATTGGTAAAATTGCTGTTCAATATGTAAAGGCGGTAGCAATTAGCTTAGTCGGAATTGTGATTGTGATTGCACTCTTAAATGGCAATGGCTTTATGACAGGCTTCGAGGCATTCCGCGGCGTAAAGCTTGTATACATTATTCCAATCGCTGGTGTCACTGTGTTAGTGATTATGTCGATTTATAATATTTTCGAAAACGGCTATAAGCATGCCCTTTCACGCTCTGTGAAGGTATTAAATAAAGAGGTACGCTACTGGCATTTAGTATTATTCGTTCTTGTGGCGGCGGTAGGTTTATTCTATATTAGCCGTACAGGTAACTCAGGTTCAGTTAGTACGATGGAGTTATCATTCCGTCAATGGTTAGAGGATATTTTATATATCCGTCCACGTACAAAGGAATTTTTAATCGGTTTCCCACTATTTATCGTGGCACTTTATGCGATGAGCATTAACCGTAAATTAGGTAACATTTTATTAATTCCAGGAGTTATGGGCTTCCTATCGATTATGAATACATTCACGCATTTACACATTCCAATCGCTGTATCTCTATTACGTACGGTATATAGCGTTGTATTAGGATTCATCGTTGGTTTAGTATTTATCGTGATTTTCAAATTACTTTATAAATTAGTATTGAAAGCTATTGCGAGGTGGGCATAA
- a CDS encoding YwpF family protein, with protein sequence MKTFKMLSFDLFLDGENKNFPLIDGIIINQENSHQTWVLEVYTASEYREVFNDYIVSGELLEARAVISLPDNEPAPFSVVVHSLTDIGDKISVLLKGRLKAQRKKYAEQLLSNLLKNGLRNDELLEAFEKGMRERPSLKERNEKLENLQGSDKLT encoded by the coding sequence TTGAAAACCTTTAAAATGCTTTCTTTTGATTTATTTTTAGATGGAGAAAATAAAAATTTCCCTTTAATCGATGGCATTATTATTAATCAGGAAAATAGCCATCAAACTTGGGTTTTAGAAGTCTACACAGCATCTGAATACCGTGAAGTTTTTAATGATTATATTGTCTCTGGAGAATTACTTGAGGCGCGAGCGGTCATTTCTTTACCTGACAATGAGCCGGCTCCCTTTTCTGTTGTCGTCCACTCTTTGACGGATATCGGTGACAAGATTTCGGTTCTCTTAAAAGGGCGTTTGAAGGCACAACGTAAAAAATATGCTGAGCAATTGCTATCTAACTTACTCAAAAATGGCTTGCGTAATGATGAATTGCTTGAAGCTTTTGAAAAGGGTATGCGGGAGCGCCCATCCTTAAAAGAACGTAATGAAAAGCTTGAAAATTTACAAGGTAGCGACAAATTAACGTGA